One Streptomonospora salina genomic window, AGCCTCACGGGTCGCTCCCTTCGCCTGCTTCTCCGGCGCCGCCCGCGCCCGGATCCTCGGCTCGGCGCGCTCCGCGGCCGCGCCGCCCGCGGGGCGCGCCCCGGCTGCCGGTGGAGCCGCGCCGGCCGCCCGGCGCCGGGCGGCGCGGCCGCGGAGCCGGCTGCCGCTCCTCCTCGCGCAGGTCCTCCTCGGTGCGCACCCCCGGAAGCGCGAACATCACGGCCACGACCAGCAGCGCGCCTTCTACCGCCAGCCACCCCTGCCGCAGCGGGTCGTCCTTGTCCAACGTCAGTTCGCCACCGCCGGCGGGCAGCTCGAAGGCGACCAGGCCACTGCCGTCGGCGCCGGCGGTCAGCTGCTCACCGTCGAGCGCGGCGCTCCACCCGGTTCCGGCGGGCTCGGCCAGGGCCAGCGTCCGCCCGGCGGGGCCGGGCGGCACGTCGTAGGTGGTCCCGTCGCCGTCCCGGCTCTTGAGCGCGGCGTCGGCGCCGCCCCCGCCCGTGACGCGGACCCGACCGGTGGGCTCGTCCAGCCGCCACAGTCCGAAGCGCTCGGTCAGCAGTACGCGGGAGACGCCCGGCACCCCGTCGACGGTGTCGACCGGAGTGACCGAGGAGCCGTCCTCCGCGGGCGGGCGGGGCATGAGGATGTAGCCGATCCCCAGCTCCCGCAGATCGCCGGCCTGATCGCCGCCCTGCCCGGCGATGAGCCCGGCCACGACCCCGTCCAGAGCTTCGCCGGTGCGTTCGGCTGCGGGGATCTGGCCCTCGCCGATGCGGGGACCGCGCCCGCGGAGCACGGCGTAGCGCACCGGGCCCTCGTGCTGCGGCGAGACGACGAGGGTGCGGGCGTGGCGGTCGTCGTCGCCGATGGCGCTGAGCATGCCGGGGATGGCGGGACCGCCCTGCCCGGTCAGCGGGCCCTGGGCACCGTTCCACATCCAGACGCCGGCCGCGCACACGGGCGTGGTCAGGGCCAGCGCCGCCGCACCCGCGACGAAGGCGCGGCGCGGCCCGCCCATGGACCACATCAGGCCGAACGACTGGGCGGTGGTGGCCGCCGACAGCAGCAGCGCGGTCGCGGCGAAGGCCAGCGCGACGCCCGGCCAGGCGGGGGCGGCCGGACCGCCGTACCAGGGCGCGACCGGGACGCGGCTGACGGCGATCGCGGCGAGCACGCCGAACAGTGCCACGCTCCAGCCCACGGCGATGAGCATGCGGTGGCGCAGGAGGACCAGCGCGGCCAGGGATCCGGCCAGGAAGCCGGCGGTGATCCACACGGGCGGGCTTCCGGGTCCCCCGGGCGAGAGCATCAGCAGCTGCTCGGCGCTCGGCGGGGGCGAGGACAGCTCCGGCCGGTGCAGCCCGGCCTCCAGGAGCCACAGCGACGGGTGCAGGAACAGTTCCAGCGACCACGGCAGCAGCAGCACCAGCGGCGCGGTCAGGGCGATGGCGAGGCCGGTGTAGAGACGGCGCCCCAAGTGGCCGTAGGCGACGGCGACCAGCAGGCCCGTAGCCAGCGCCAGCAGCCACAGCAGCGGGACGAACGCGGTGCCGACGGCGATGAACACCGCCAGCGCCCAGGCGCTGCGGCGCGACTGGCGTTCCGGGAGGGTGAGCATCCGGGTGAGCAGGATGCCCAGAACCGGAAGCAGGGCGTGAACCAGGGCCGTGCCCAACCGTCCCTGGGCGACCGCGCCGGTGGCCATCGGCAGCAGGGCGTAGGAGCCCGCCATCCACACCTGGGCGGGGCGGTAGTGCAGCACGCGCCGCGCCAGCAGGTAGGCGGTGAATCCGGCCAGTGGCACGCAGCCCAGCAGGATGACGCTCACCGCGACCTCGGGCCTGCCCAGCAGCAGAGTGGACAGCAGCGCCAGCAGGCCGACGTAGGGAGGCGCGGGCGCGCCCGCGCCGGCGCCGACCTCGGGGGTTCCCGTGAGGTAGAGGCTCCACAGGTCCGCGGCTCCGCCCTCGACCGGCGGGAGCGCGCCGCCCGCCAGCGTGCCGCCGAACAGCAGCGCGCGCTCGGCGATCAGGGTCACCACCGTCAGCGCGGCGACCAGCAGCAGCCCGGGGCTGGTCGCCGCGCGCCACAGCAGGCTGTGCTCGTCGTCGAGGGGGTCTTCGTCCTCGGGCGGCGGCGCGGTGACGGCCTGATGGCGGCCGGCGGTGTCCAGACCGGGGGTGCCCGCGACCAGGTTGGCCACGGAGTCGGTGAACTGCCGCAGCGCGACGCCGCGCGCCAGGAACGGGCGGATGGCGCTGTAGGTGCGCCGGCGGTTGCGCCGGCGGCGCAGGCGGGCACCGATGAGCCGGCCGGGCATGAGGTAGACCGCGCTGATGGCCACGGCCTCGTCGAAGGCGTTGGCGGGCTGTTTGGCCACGATGTACATCAGTACCCGCAGCAGCGAAGCGAAGGTGTTGCGCACGAACGCGGCGAGCATGCCGCCCATGGGCAGGTTGGCCAGCAGCACGAAGATCGCGTTGCGGCGGTCCAGCCGGCGCGGGTGGTCGGATGCGGCGCTGATGCGCCTGCGGCGGCGGGCGGCGGCCTCGGCGTGGTAGGCGACCGCGTCGGTGACGATGAGGACGCGGTGGCCGGCTCCGCCGGCGCGCCAGCAGAAGTCGATGTCGTCGCGGAAGATCGGCAGGGTGCGGTCGAACCCGTCGAGCTGGTCCCACACGTCGCGCCGGACCAGCATGCCCGCGCTGGAGACCGCCAGCACCGCCCGGGTGTCGTCGTGCTGGCCGTGGTCGAACTCGCGCGCCTCCAGACCGGTTTCGCGGCGCCCGGCGCCGTCGATGGTCACCCCGGCTTCCACGAGCAGGCGGCGGTCGAACCAGTCGCGCAGCTTGGGGCCGAGCACGGCGGCGCGGGGGTCGTCGTTGGCGGCCAGCAGCAGGTGGTGCAGCGCGTCGGGCTCGGGTGTGCAGTCGTCGTGGACCAGCCAGACCCACTCGGTGGCGTCGGGCGCGGCGCCCGGGAATTCGGCGCGGGCGCGCGGCATGTCCAGCGCCGCGCGCACGGCGTCGCCGAAACCGGTGGAGCGGTCCAGCGTGGTGATGGCGTCGGGAGCGATGTAATCGGCGAGGATGCGGCCGCTGCGGTCGCGGCTTCCGGTGTCGACGCCGATGACGCGCTGCACCGGCCGTGACTGCTCGCGGACGGCGTCGAGCGTCTCCGGCAGCCAACGGGCGCCGTCGTGGGTGACGATGACGGCGGTGACGACGTGGCGAGCCGGGTCCAGAGGTAGCACGGCTGGTAATCGCTCTCGGGAGTTCGAAGTCGGGACGGGGCGACCTGCACGGTCGCATACTGACGGCAGGTCACCTTACGCCACCTGCGGCTGTTACGCGCCGTTCCTCCCGCCTCGGGGAGCGACGCCTCCTCCGCGCGCCGCCTCCCGGCTAGCACGCGGCACGTAAACGGCACCTAAAAAACGCGCGCCCCGGGGGAAAACCCGGGGCGCGCCTTCAGCGATGCCGGAAGCGGTCACAGCATGTCGGCGAGGAAATCGAAATCCTGGCCGGCCGCTTTCTTGAGCCGCCGACGCTCGCGTTCGGAGAGTCCCCCCCAGATGCCGAAGCGCTCATCGTGCTCCAGCGCATATTCCAGACACTCCGTACGCACCTCGCATGACAGGCAGACCTTCTTCGCCTCCCTCGTCGAGCCGCCCTTCTCGGGGAAGAACGCCTCGGGGTCGGTCTGCGCGCAAAGGGCGCGCTCCTGCCAGCCCAGATCTTCATCTGCGCCGTGCGCCAGCGGGATGACCTCGCTCATGCGCACCTCCTATTGCCCCCCTAGATGTACCCTCCCATTCGACCCCCGGGAGGGTGGAATCACACCGGGAAATTACACGCGCGAGACGCGCCATGCGTCAAGCGCACTGCGTTGCAACCCCCTGAATATCATCCAACAAACGACCGCCTAACGTCTACCCGTGCAGGTCGGCTTCAAGGGATTACCGCGCAATTATGAGGTGCGTCCGAGCCGCGAATGCGCCGCTGGGGAGTACGGGGTCAGCGCCGGTCGTCGTCGCGGTACCAGCCTTGCGGGTTCTCGGAGCCCTCGCCCGCCTGCTGCCCATACGGCGTTCCGTAAACCGGATCGACCGCCTGAGTCTGGTCGGTCGGCGCGGAGTCCTCGTGGAAGAACGGCTCCATCGGGGTGTCCCGGCGGGGTTCGCCCGGGGCCTCGGGCTGATCCGCGGGCTGCTGGTACCAGCCGTACTGGATGGCCTCCTGCGCGGCCCGCTCCCCCTCGCTACCGGGCTGCGGCGCGTACTGCGACGGGTCGTACGGCGCCCCGTAGGCCGACTGGCCGCCGGTACCGGTGGCGTAGGCCTGCTGCTGTGCGGGGTCGCCGCCGTAGGGCGCCTGGCCGCCGGAGCTGTAGTACTGCTGCCCGCCGGTGGTGTACCCGGTGCCGGTGCCGTAGGGCTGCTGGCCGCCGGCCGCGCCGTAGTACTGGTCGCCGGCGCCCGTCGCGTAACCGGGCTGGCCGCCGGTGCCGTACGCCTGCTGGCCGTACTGGCCGTACTGGCCGTAGGGGTCGTAGCCGGCCTGGCCCGGCTGCCCGTAGCCCTGCTGCTGCCAGTCCTGGCCGTAGGCGGGCTGTCCGCCGCTCGCGCCGTAGCCCGGCTGGTAGGCGTCCTGCCGGCCCGTTCCGGCCCCGGGATAGGCCTCGCCGGGCTGCCCCCACGTCTGGGGGTAGGGCTGCTGGCCGCCGCTGCCGGCGCCATAGGGGTACTGGGCCGCCGGGTCCTGGGCCGGGTAGGCCTGGCCTCCCTGCGCATCTGCGCCGTAGTACTGCTGCTGGGCGGGATCGGCACCGTAGGCGGCCTGGGCGAACGGATCCTGGGCCAAGTAGCCCTGGTCGGCCGCCGGGGCCGGACCGTAGGCCTGCTGGTACTGCTGCTCATAGGCATCCGGCTGGGGCTGCTGCGTGCCATAGGCCTGCTGGGCGCCATAGGCTTGCTGGCCGCCGTAGGCCTGCTGAGCGGCCCAGTCCTGCGGCTGGGGCTGCTGGTAGGCGGCCTGGCCGCCCGTGGCGTAGCCCTGCTGGTCGAACGGCTGCTGGCCGCCCGTGGGATAGCCCTGCGGGGCGAAGGACTGCTGGGCGCCCGTGTAGGGCGGGACTCCCGGCTGGCCCATCGGCATTCCCTGCTGGGGCGCCGAGCGGGGGACGAGCCGGTGGTCGCCGAACACCCGCAGCATGAACAGCCCGGCGACGACGATGAGGGCCAACTGGCCGCCGATCGACAGGAACGAGGCGAACCCGCCGCCGAGGGACCCGGTGTCGTTGGCGTTGATGAAACCGGTGATGACGCCGACGACGCCCGTCAGGGCGGCGAACCCGGTCAGGCACAGCGCGACCAGCACGACGGGGAAGTTCACCGAGGCCGGCGCCGGCGCCGTCACCACCAGCGCGACCGCTGCGACCAGCATCGCGACCAGCACCGGTCCGTAGAACAGGTCGCTCCCCACGCTGGTGAAGTTGCCCGCGGCCGAGACCTCGTACCCGGGATCGTGGCCGAAGGTGTAGATCAGGCCGCCCAGCATGTGTGCGACCACGGCACCAAGCAGCGCCCAGGCAGCGGGCACCCGCAGGCGGTTGAGTGCTTCGTTGTTCAAGAGGTTCCCCTCCGGTGCTACGCCGTCGCGTACCTCGCGCCGGTGAAAGCTTGCATATCAGCGGATTGTCCGTGCGGCCCGGCGCCCGCCCCGATAGGCGACGCCGGAGCGCCACGCGCCCGCCCGTCGCCCGCCGCCGCTCCGAGAAGCGTCGCCGAAGCGCCACCGGCCCGCGGGGTCCGACCGCCGCGGGCGGCGGTCCGGCGGAGGCCAGGGGGCGGGACCGGGAGCACGGGCCCGCGGAAGGCGTCGCCACGCTCGCGATCGGGGTGTGAACGGGCCGATCGCAGCCTACGGCGCCTCAGCGCCGACCCGGATCCGCCGCCGTGATCGGGGGGTGTCACGGCACCGGGGCGGGGGATCGGGACCGTGCCGGGTGTGCCGTTGCCCACCGCACCGGCTGCGCTCCCCGCGGGCGGGCGGGGACTACGGCACATACACCAGAACAGCCTGCCAGACTTGAGCGTATGCGGATAGTCGTACCGGCAGGCGGTATCGGGGGCGCGCGGTTCCTGCGCGGATTGCAGAAGGAGCTGGGAGTCGGCCCCGATTCCACCGGCGAAGAACACTCCATCACGGTCATCGGAAACACGGGTGACGACATCACACTGTTCGGGCTCCGGATCTGTCCGGATCTGGACACGGTGATGTACACCCTCGGCGGCGGAATCGACGAAGAGCAGGGGTGGGGGCGCGCCGACGAGTCGTTCACCGTCAAACGAGAGCTCGCGGCCTACGGCATGCAGCCCACGTGGTTCGGGCTCGGCGACCGCGACACGGCCACCCACATCGTCCGGTCCCAGATGATGGCGGCGGGCTACCCGCTCTCCGCGGTCACCGAGGCGCTGTGCGACCGCTGGCGCCCGGGCGTGCGCCTGCTGCCCATGACCGACGACCGCGTCGAGACCCACGTGATCGTCGACGACGGGTCCGGCGGGCAGCGCGCCCTCCACTTCCAGGAGTGGTGGATCCGGCACCGCGCCGCGCTTCCCGCCCACCGGATCGTGGGGATGGGTGCCGAAGACGCCGCTCCGGCTCCGGGTGTCCTGGAAGCGGTCGAGCAGGCCGACGCGGTGGTGCTGCCGCCGTCGAACCCGGTCGTGAGCATCGGTTCGGTGCTGGGCGTTCCCGGGATCCGCGAGGCGCTGGAGCGCACCACCGTGGTCGGGGTCTCGCCCATCATCGGCGGCGCCGCGGTGCGCGGGATGGCCGACGCCTGCCTGCAGGCGATCGGGGTGGAGACCACCGCCGGGGCGGTGGCCGAGCACTACGGCTCCGACCTGCTGGACGGCTGGCTGGTCGACCGGGCCGACGAGGGGACCTCCGTGCGCGACGTCGCCGTGCGCTCGCTGCCGCTGTACATGAGCGACCCCGAGTCGACCGCCGCGATCGCCCGCGCGGCCCTGGACCTGGCGACCGAGCTGAAGGAGCCGCGCGGATGAACGAGACTCCGGCGGAGGAGCTGCGGGTTCTGGGCGTGCGGGGACTGCCGCAGGTGCGCCCGGGCGACGACCTCGCCGCTCTGATCGCCGAATCCGCACCCGGCCTGTGCGACGGCGACGTCCTGGTGGTCACGTCCAAGATCGTCAGTAAGGCCGAAGGGCGCATCGCCGAGACCGACCGCGAGTCCGCGATCGACGCCGAGACCGACCGCGTGGTGGCCCGGCGCGGACCGACCCGGATCGTGCAGACGCGCACCGGGCTTGTCATGGCGGCCGCCGGGGTGGACGCCTCCAACGTCGAGCCGGGACGCGTGCTGCTGCTGCCCGAGGATCCCGACGCCTCGGCGCGGGCGCTGCGCGCGGGCCTGCACGAGCGCCTGGGGGTGCGCGTCGGCGTGCTGCTCAGCGACACGTTCGGCCGGCCCTGGCGCGTCGGGCAGACCGACGTGGCCGTCGGCGCCGCGGGTGTGGGCCCGATCCAGGACCTGCGGGGCGGCGCGGACCCCTACGGCAACGTGTTGGAGTCGACCCTGGTTGCCGTGGCCGACGAGGTCGCCGGCGCCGGAGAGCTGGTCAAGGGCAAGGCCGCCGGGGTCCCCGTGGCGGTGGTGCGCGGCATCGGGCACCTGGTCGCCGAGGAGGACGGCCCGGGTGCGGCCGCGTTGGTGCGCCCGGCCGACGAGGACATGTTCCGCTACGGGTCGCGCGACGTGGTTCCCGCGCGCCGCACGGTCCGCGAATTCGCCGAGGATCCGGTGGATCCGGCGGCGGTGCGCCGGGCGGTGGCCGCCGCGGTCACGGCGCCGGCGCCGCACCACACGACACCGTGGCGGTTCGTGCTGGTGGAGTCGGAGGACGTGCGCACCCGGCTCCTGGACGAGATGCTGTCGGCGTGGGTGGCCGACCTGGTGCGCGACGGCTTCAGCGAGGAGCGGATCAGGCGCCGCACCCGCCGCGGCGACGTGCTCCGCCATGCGCCCTCCCTGGTGGTGCCGTGCCTGGTCGCCGACGGCGCCCACCCCTACCCCGACGAGCGCCGGGCCGCGGCCGAACGGGCGATGTTCCTGGTGGCCATGGGAGCCGGCGTGCAGAACCTGCTGGTGGGCCTGGCCATGGAGGGGCTGGGCTCGGCGTGGGTCTCCTCGACGATGTTCTGTCCCGACGTGGTGCGCTCGGTACTGGACCTTCCCCGCGACTGGGAGCCGATGGGCGCGGTGGCGGTGGGGCACGCGGCGCGGCGCCCGCAGGACCGGCCGCCGCGCGACCCGGAGGCCTTCATCGAGGTGCGCTGAGCGCTCCGGGTTCCTGCCCGGGGTGCGCCCGGGGCCGAAAGCGGCCGGGTGCGCGGCGTCGCAGCGCACCCGGCCGCTTTCGGCCGGACTCTCGACCGATTCGGAGACACTGTGTTTCGCTCTGATTCCACCGGGTAGCTTTAAAGCATCATGGGAGCGCTCCCGAATACCCGGACGTCCCCCACCGGAACTACGGAGAACGCGCAATGCAAGCTTCTGCCCACCTCACCCCCAGACGTGTCCTCACTGTCCTCGCCGCTCTGGCAGGCGCCCTGGCGTGCATGCTGCCGCTGGCCAACGGTGCTCTCGCCCACGGCTCCATCGTCGACCCGGCGACCCGCAACTACGGCTGCTACGAGCGCTGGGGCGACGACCACATGAACGAGGCCATGGCACAGGAAGACCCCATGTGCTGGCAGGCCTGGCAGGACAACCCCAACGCCATGTGGAACTGGAACGGCCTCTACCAGAACGGCGTCGGCGGCGACCACCAGGGAGCCGTCCCCAGCGGCACGCTGTGCAGCGGCGGCAACGCCGAAGGCGGCCGCTACTCCTCGATGGACACGCCCGGTGCGTGGAAGACGACCGACATCGGCGACGACTTCACTCTCCAGTTCTACGACCAGGCGTCGCACGGCGCCGACTACTTCCGGATCTATGTCAGCGACGACGGCTTCGACCCGACCTCCGAGCAGCTGGGTTGGGACGACCTCGACCTCATCAAGACGACCGGCAGCTACGAGCCCGCCGAGAACATCGACATCCCGGTGAGCACCTCCGGCTACTCCGGCCGCCACGTGGTCTTCACCGTCTGGAAGGCCTCGCACATGGACCAGAACTACTACTTCTGCAGCGACGTGAACTTCAGCTGATCCGTCGCCCGGCCACCGGACAACCGTTCAGGGCCCCGCCGGACGCGCTCCGCGCATCCGGCGGGGCCCGCCCGCGCCGCAGCGGCGGCGGGCGGGTCAGGCGCCCGCCGGATCGGCCTGGGCCTCGTAATGGCCGCGCAGCAGGCGTTCGCGCTCCTGGTCGCAGGACAGCGGGCACGTGGCGCACTTCTGTCCGGAGAAGCGGTAGTAGAAGCAGCAACCGCCCGCCACCATGAACATCCGCTCGGGGCTGTGCGCCGGCCGCCCGGCCAGGGCCAGCGGGAACGGGCGCTGGCGCGGCGCGACGCGCGCGCGGTCCAGGTTGAGGCAGGCGACCATCCGCCGTGCCCGCTCCCAGGCGGCGGTCTGGTCGGCGCCGACTTCGTTGGAAGCGAGCAGCAGCGCACCGTGCACGGCGTCGGCGACCATGCTCCACTGCGGGCGCCACCCGAACCGGGTGGTGGCGCGCACCGCGTGCACGACCGGATCCAGCGCGGCCGCCGCCGTACCGACGAACCACCGGTCCAGGCCGTGCTCGGACTCCACCGCAACCGCATCCGGGCCGCCGGCCGCCGGGTCGCCCGCCAGCACCGCCGTGTCGGCCTGGCGCAGGGCCAGCCGGTCGAGCCGACCCGATTCGGTGCGCCGCACCCACAGCAGCCGCGCGTCCAGGCGCGGCGCCCGCCCGGTCAGGTAGGCCGACATCGCCGCCAGGGTGAACACCTGCCGCCCCAGGTCGGCCGCCAGGAACGCCGACGCCGCGATGCGGTGGCCCTGGCAGGCGCCGTCCGACAGCCGGTCCAGCAGCTCGGGTACACGCCGGGGCACCCGGTCCAGCCGCAGCCACTCGGCGCCGGCGGGCTCGGGGGCCGCCGCGTCGAGCAGGTCGGTCTTGAAGTACAGGTCGCGTTCGTTGACCCAGTCGACGACCCCGGCGAGCGGGTGGCTTCCCGGCATCGGTCCCCCTTCACGGCGATACGTCGGCGATCGGCGGGCGCCCTCCGCACCGGCGACACCCCGTAGGTAAGCCTATCCTCATCCACGGTTCGCCTGTCCAGGGGCCCGAGGGATCGCGGACACCGCCCCGGGGAACCGGACCGGACCGCCCTCGGGCACTGCCGGCCGTGGGCTAGCGTGGCCGAGGACCAGCGGGCGCCGGGGCCGGGGACGGACGCCGCGAGGCACCGCAGGGCCGAGCGCCCGGACGAGGAGGACTTCCGTGGACCGACGACTGGTGCTGTGGGACGTCGATCAGACCCTGGTGGACTTCGGCGGGCTCGGCGCGGAGATCTTCGCCGCGGCTTTCGCCCGCTGCACCGGGCTCGGCACCCACGCCCGCACCCGCGGCCCCGGCCGCACCGATTGGCAGGCCTTCCGCGAGACCCGGCTGGCCAACGGACTCGACCCCGCCGACGAGGACATGGCCGGATTCGCCGCCGCCCAGGAGGCCCTCCTCGCCGAACGCGGCCCCGAACTCCTCCGGCTCGGCCGCGCGCTGCCCGGGGTCGCGGAGGTCCTGCGGCGCTGCGCGGAGCATCCCGGCGTGGTCTCGTCGCTGCTGACCGGAAACACACGCCCCACCGCCGAGCGCAAGCTCGCCGCCGTGGGCTTGGACGGCCTCGTCGACACCGCGCTCGGCGGCTACGGCGACGACCGCCCGGACCGCGCCGAGCTTGTGGGGATCGCGCGCGAGCGGGTCGAACGCGCCACCGGGACCGCCTTCACCCCCGAGACCACGGTGCTGGTCGGCGATACCCCCAACGACGTGCGGGCGGCGCTCGGCGGCGGGGCGCGCATCCTCGCGGTCGCCACGGGGACCGCCTCACCCGGGGACCTGCGCGCCGCGGGCGCCGGAACCGTACTCGACGACCTCTCTTCCCCCGACGCCGTGCTGGCGGAGCTGCTGCGGTGAAAAGAGCGGCGCCGGAGACTCCCCCCAAAGTCTCCAGCGCCGCTCATCCAGGGGTGGTCCAGTTCACTGCGGGTCGCGCAGCGGGATCGCCGGCCGGGTGACCGCGATCCCGGTCACCCGGCCCACCGCCGCACACGGGCGGTCACCGTGAACGCCCGGACCGGCTCCAGCTCGGCCAGTCGCCCGCGCACGGCCGCGGCGACCTCGGTGCCCAGCTCGGGCGCCTCGCGCAGGTCGGTGTGCACACGCACCGTCACCCGGCGCCGCCCCACCGAGACGCGGGCGCCGCACACCCCGCCCACGTCATGGGCCGCACCGGCGAGTGTGCGCTTGAGCCCTCGCCGCGAGAGCCCGACGACGAGCTCGGGAGTGCCGGTCAGCGCCCCCGTGGAGCGGCCGCACCCGGGTACCAGCGCCGCCGCGATGAGCACCAGGCCGATCAGTGCCGCTACGGCCGAAGCGGCCCGTACGACGGGATCGCTCCAGCGCGCGCCTGCGGCGTATTCCCCGGCAGCGGAGGTGACGGCGGTCCGCAGGGGCGCTCCCGCCAGAGCCGAGGCGACCTCGGCGGCGGCCGGCGCGGCGACACCCAGCACGAGTGCGCCGACGATCACCACGGGCCACGAGCGCCGCGGGCGGAAGGTGCGCACGGCCACGCGGTTCGCGCGTCGGCCCGCGGCCGGGTCCGGGCGCCTCAGCGCGTCCTCGACGGTTGTCATCGATCCCCCTCCCTTCCCACCGGCTCACCGGTTCGCGGGGCCCGGTCCGGGAGCCCGCCGCACCCGCCGGCGGCCGCGGTGCGCGCGGGGTGTCGGCGCGCCGGCCCCCGTACCGGCGCGCCGGCACCGCTCCCCCATGGCGGCCTCTGCTCCGCGGCCGCCGGCCCGGGGCCCGGACGCGTCCTCGACCGGGGCGTGCACACGGCCGCCGCCCCCGCGGACGGCTGTGTGCCCGGCCTCGCGACCACCGGGCGCGGTCTCCGGACACGGCTAGCGCGCCTCCGACGCACGGTCGCCGACGCCGGACGTGCCGCCGCTAGGCGTGGCCGGGCCGCGGGATCCGCCGGTGCGTGCGGAGCCGGTCGGAGTAGCCTCCGGCGCTCCCGGCGCCGTCGGCTGCCCGGTGGTTTCGGTCATTGTCTGCTCTCCTGATCGGATCGACCGGCAGAAGGCGCCCCTGCGCCTCGCCGGAGTCCGCTGCACCGCCGCGGCCGGGCCGCGGCGCGTTCGTCGTCCGTCGTTCCATGTCCGGTACACGCCGCAGCGGCGTCCCTCTTACGCCGAAAAGTCCGTGGTGTGCGCCACACGCTGCGCGAACTGAACACCTTTCACTGTAACGCTACTTAGAGTGATCAACAATGGCCGGAACGTAACTTTGATCAAGAAACACCGGTGCCGGGGTGCTGACCGTGCCCTTGGCGTCGTTCCGGGTACACACAATCACTGCGCCCGCACGATCGCATCCGCCGGAGGCCGGCCTCCGGCCGGCCGTTCACCGCGCGGAGCGCGGGAGCGCGCAACCGCACGGACCCGCGGAGGCGGAGCGCGTCCGCCTCCGCCGGGGCTCGGCTAGCCGAAGACGACCGTGCGCTCTCCGTTCAGCAGCACGCGGCGCTGGGCGTGCCAGTCGACGGCGCGGGCCAGAGCCAGCGACTCCAGGTCGCGTCCGATGGCGGTGAGCTGCTCGGGGCTGCTGGTGTGGTCGACCCGCGAGACCTCCTGCTCGATGATCGGCCCTTCGTCCAGGTCGGCGGTGACGTAGTGGGCGGTCGCGCCGATCAGCTTC contains:
- a CDS encoding glycosyltransferase, translated to MLPLDPARHVVTAVIVTHDGARWLPETLDAVREQSRPVQRVIGVDTGSRDRSGRILADYIAPDAITTLDRSTGFGDAVRAALDMPRARAEFPGAAPDATEWVWLVHDDCTPEPDALHHLLLAANDDPRAAVLGPKLRDWFDRRLLVEAGVTIDGAGRRETGLEAREFDHGQHDDTRAVLAVSSAGMLVRRDVWDQLDGFDRTLPIFRDDIDFCWRAGGAGHRVLIVTDAVAYHAEAAARRRRRISAASDHPRRLDRRNAIFVLLANLPMGGMLAAFVRNTFASLLRVLMYIVAKQPANAFDEAVAISAVYLMPGRLIGARLRRRRNRRRTYSAIRPFLARGVALRQFTDSVANLVAGTPGLDTAGRHQAVTAPPPEDEDPLDDEHSLLWRAATSPGLLLVAALTVVTLIAERALLFGGTLAGGALPPVEGGAADLWSLYLTGTPEVGAGAGAPAPPYVGLLALLSTLLLGRPEVAVSVILLGCVPLAGFTAYLLARRVLHYRPAQVWMAGSYALLPMATGAVAQGRLGTALVHALLPVLGILLTRMLTLPERQSRRSAWALAVFIAVGTAFVPLLWLLALATGLLVAVAYGHLGRRLYTGLAIALTAPLVLLLPWSLELFLHPSLWLLEAGLHRPELSSPPPSAEQLLMLSPGGPGSPPVWITAGFLAGSLAALVLLRHRMLIAVGWSVALFGVLAAIAVSRVPVAPWYGGPAAPAWPGVALAFAATALLLSAATTAQSFGLMWSMGGPRRAFVAGAAALALTTPVCAAGVWMWNGAQGPLTGQGGPAIPGMLSAIGDDDRHARTLVVSPQHEGPVRYAVLRGRGPRIGEGQIPAAERTGEALDGVVAGLIAGQGGDQAGDLRELGIGYILMPRPPAEDGSSVTPVDTVDGVPGVSRVLLTERFGLWRLDEPTGRVRVTGGGGADAALKSRDGDGTTYDVPPGPAGRTLALAEPAGTGWSAALDGEQLTAGADGSGLVAFELPAGGGELTLDKDDPLRQGWLAVEGALLVVAVMFALPGVRTEEDLREEERQPAPRPRRPAPGGRRGSTGSRGAPRGRRGRGARRAEDPGAGGAGEAGEGSDP
- a CDS encoding WhiB family transcriptional regulator, which produces MSEVIPLAHGADEDLGWQERALCAQTDPEAFFPEKGGSTREAKKVCLSCEVRTECLEYALEHDERFGIWGGLSERERRRLKKAAGQDFDFLADML
- the cofD gene encoding 2-phospho-L-lactate transferase, producing the protein MRIVVPAGGIGGARFLRGLQKELGVGPDSTGEEHSITVIGNTGDDITLFGLRICPDLDTVMYTLGGGIDEEQGWGRADESFTVKRELAAYGMQPTWFGLGDRDTATHIVRSQMMAAGYPLSAVTEALCDRWRPGVRLLPMTDDRVETHVIVDDGSGGQRALHFQEWWIRHRAALPAHRIVGMGAEDAAPAPGVLEAVEQADAVVLPPSNPVVSIGSVLGVPGIREALERTTVVGVSPIIGGAAVRGMADACLQAIGVETTAGAVAEHYGSDLLDGWLVDRADEGTSVRDVAVRSLPLYMSDPESTAAIARAALDLATELKEPRG
- a CDS encoding coenzyme F420-0:L-glutamate ligase — its product is MNETPAEELRVLGVRGLPQVRPGDDLAALIAESAPGLCDGDVLVVTSKIVSKAEGRIAETDRESAIDAETDRVVARRGPTRIVQTRTGLVMAAAGVDASNVEPGRVLLLPEDPDASARALRAGLHERLGVRVGVLLSDTFGRPWRVGQTDVAVGAAGVGPIQDLRGGADPYGNVLESTLVAVADEVAGAGELVKGKAAGVPVAVVRGIGHLVAEEDGPGAAALVRPADEDMFRYGSRDVVPARRTVREFAEDPVDPAAVRRAVAAAVTAPAPHHTTPWRFVLVESEDVRTRLLDEMLSAWVADLVRDGFSEERIRRRTRRGDVLRHAPSLVVPCLVADGAHPYPDERRAAAERAMFLVAMGAGVQNLLVGLAMEGLGSAWVSSTMFCPDVVRSVLDLPRDWEPMGAVAVGHAARRPQDRPPRDPEAFIEVR
- a CDS encoding lytic polysaccharide monooxygenase auxiliary activity family 9 protein, encoding MQASAHLTPRRVLTVLAALAGALACMLPLANGALAHGSIVDPATRNYGCYERWGDDHMNEAMAQEDPMCWQAWQDNPNAMWNWNGLYQNGVGGDHQGAVPSGTLCSGGNAEGGRYSSMDTPGAWKTTDIGDDFTLQFYDQASHGADYFRIYVSDDGFDPTSEQLGWDDLDLIKTTGSYEPAENIDIPVSTSGYSGRHVVFTVWKASHMDQNYYFCSDVNFS
- a CDS encoding HAD family hydrolase, which codes for MDRRLVLWDVDQTLVDFGGLGAEIFAAAFARCTGLGTHARTRGPGRTDWQAFRETRLANGLDPADEDMAGFAAAQEALLAERGPELLRLGRALPGVAEVLRRCAEHPGVVSSLLTGNTRPTAERKLAAVGLDGLVDTALGGYGDDRPDRAELVGIARERVERATGTAFTPETTVLVGDTPNDVRAALGGGARILAVATGTASPGDLRAAGAGTVLDDLSSPDAVLAELLR
- a CDS encoding DUF6286 domain-containing protein produces the protein MTTVEDALRRPDPAAGRRANRVAVRTFRPRRSWPVVIVGALVLGVAAPAAAEVASALAGAPLRTAVTSAAGEYAAGARWSDPVVRAASAVAALIGLVLIAAALVPGCGRSTGALTGTPELVVGLSRRGLKRTLAGAAHDVGGVCGARVSVGRRRVTVRVHTDLREAPELGTEVAAAVRGRLAELEPVRAFTVTARVRRWAG